A region of Reichenbachiella carrageenanivorans DNA encodes the following proteins:
- a CDS encoding T9SS type A sorting domain-containing protein: MRKIIFILIVTYLSSSVQAQDWKDVAVPAEAAQGYKWELQPAPSDDFNYTFTAVKSKSNFGEDKWYNFYHNGWNGPGTTYWQYDHVSVDGSDLVIKSSRNPSTSKMGVPGVNAGCITSNNKVKYPVFVESSVSVANITLASDVWLLSPDDTQEIDIIECYGGADNGNAFFAKFIHLSHHSFIRNPFQDYQPRDLNSWWERSGVSSWGEYAWNNGERKYIRIGVNWISPIHFEYYIDGERVRVMYDKAFATKKGNTWFYTYPSMTNGQLDFENGYQKITQHATGNTYSFQTLETASNASSTSVIDPYNYQNGNGYTKELDIIINVESQDWHVEADRTPTDAELNDPNKNTMKVDWIRVYKPVVDPNYVDKEVNEENNEFVLSADDPASSIRIYPNPANDTLHVQSSLLIRNITILQIDGKKIGMEQINSKNKTLNISLLNAGTYLLNINYSNGQLETKRIVVR; this comes from the coding sequence ATGAGAAAGATCATATTCATTTTAATTGTCACCTACCTTAGTTCGTCCGTCCAAGCACAAGACTGGAAAGACGTCGCCGTACCTGCCGAGGCTGCTCAGGGCTACAAATGGGAGTTGCAACCCGCTCCTTCTGATGACTTCAATTATACTTTTACTGCGGTGAAGTCCAAAAGCAATTTTGGCGAAGACAAATGGTACAATTTTTACCACAACGGATGGAATGGCCCTGGCACTACCTACTGGCAATACGACCATGTATCGGTAGATGGTAGTGATCTAGTGATCAAGTCTTCAAGAAACCCTAGTACTTCCAAAATGGGTGTACCGGGTGTAAATGCCGGCTGCATCACCTCCAACAACAAAGTAAAATATCCAGTGTTTGTAGAATCTAGCGTGAGTGTGGCCAACATCACTCTGGCTTCGGATGTGTGGCTACTCAGCCCAGACGATACCCAAGAGATCGATATCATAGAGTGCTACGGCGGAGCAGACAATGGCAACGCTTTTTTCGCCAAATTCATCCACCTCAGTCATCACTCCTTTATCAGAAACCCTTTTCAAGATTATCAACCAAGAGATCTTAATAGCTGGTGGGAGCGATCTGGTGTAAGCAGCTGGGGCGAGTATGCGTGGAACAATGGAGAAAGAAAATATATCAGAATAGGGGTAAATTGGATCAGCCCTATCCACTTCGAGTATTATATCGATGGCGAGCGTGTGCGTGTGATGTACGACAAAGCCTTTGCCACTAAGAAAGGAAATACTTGGTTTTATACCTACCCAAGCATGACCAATGGCCAACTAGACTTTGAAAATGGGTATCAGAAAATAACCCAGCATGCTACGGGCAACACGTACTCTTTTCAAACTTTAGAAACAGCCAGCAATGCTTCGAGTACAAGTGTGATCGACCCGTATAATTATCAAAACGGAAATGGATATACCAAAGAACTGGATATCATCATCAATGTAGAGTCTCAGGATTGGCATGTAGAAGCTGACCGTACGCCTACAGACGCAGAGCTCAATGACCCTAATAAAAACACCATGAAGGTGGATTGGATTAGAGTGTACAAACCAGTGGTAGATCCTAATTATGTGGACAAAGAAGTGAATGAGGAGAATAACGAATTTGTGTTATCTGCTGATGACCCTGCCTCATCTATTCGAATATATCCAAACCCTGCCAATGACACTTTACATGTTCAATCTAGTCTCTTGATCCGAAATATTACCATCTTGCAAATCGATGGCAAAAAAATAGGAATGGAGCAGATCAATAGTAAAAACAAGACACTCAATATCTCACTGCTAAATGCAGGCACTTATCTGTTGAACATCAACTATTCTAATGGTCAGCTAGAAACTAAAAGGATAGTAGTGCGATAG
- a CDS encoding T9SS type A sorting domain-containing protein, with protein MRNKGFIESVGLIVGLLLSPAILFAQTVVDVHVNLVHKVGDVTTFDRSKFVVIHANFTDNDWTGSEEVFKYLADDLDVYFGRDNGSLGWYMNQATEDADRSGYVNPSYYDQQGSYVKKTVYGQQKASFHPYESKSDVLVGGQTHVFWEGNSTHPCCGGTGWEIASPEAMGEFMGNYFNKFYRDADESSTMGALRPRFMEILNEPLYELIDGVPESTVTPLDVFTFHNQVADEIRLHNDQILIGGYTAAFPYYDENNFQRWNDRMKLFYDTSGDKMDFVSIHLYDFNKHHYNNGSAFHGPINYKGSRIEATLDMMQQYSYMSLGEVKPLLISEYGGRDHSIEWKTWSAIRDWQFMKSISPMLMQFMRRPDEILKTIPFITAKADWGYKNVPYPWRLLRKANEPEAYEGAWVYTEMIKFYELWSDVKGTRVFTQSSNPDVLVDSYVDGQTLYVILSNLNFENEQVQIALEDLTSNVESINIKQLYLSGQAPVLDKDELSASANIAVELAPEATAILAIALGETPALSEQVKEVKYYADAYLKPIEAGKSQNFTFSNVSTSAVSRALLRIGIGRTHELSKQPVVSVNGTPLVVPTNYAGDSQALRNQFFGLLEVEVPAALLKTENNVEVSFADAGGHISSVTMQVFESTRDLGADDDLILGTSAGGQNFELFPNPAASQLQVSLPQEAHMIMIYRLDGVVKWQSSVSTHHLVISTESWPRGLYVAEVYDRSGKRSVKKLVLK; from the coding sequence ATGAGAAATAAAGGTTTTATTGAATCAGTAGGGTTGATTGTTGGATTGCTGCTATCGCCAGCTATCCTATTTGCGCAAACAGTAGTGGATGTTCATGTCAATCTAGTTCATAAGGTAGGTGATGTCACCACTTTCGACCGAAGCAAGTTTGTTGTGATTCATGCCAATTTCACAGACAATGACTGGACAGGATCGGAGGAAGTTTTTAAATACTTGGCCGATGACTTAGATGTTTATTTTGGGAGAGACAATGGCAGCCTTGGCTGGTATATGAATCAGGCGACTGAGGATGCCGATAGGTCTGGATATGTGAATCCTAGTTATTATGACCAGCAGGGCTCGTATGTAAAAAAAACAGTATATGGGCAGCAAAAAGCTAGTTTTCACCCTTACGAATCAAAATCAGATGTATTGGTAGGAGGGCAGACACATGTTTTTTGGGAGGGCAATAGCACCCACCCGTGCTGTGGAGGCACAGGATGGGAAATAGCAAGTCCAGAAGCCATGGGTGAGTTCATGGGAAATTATTTCAATAAATTTTATAGAGACGCAGATGAGTCTTCGACTATGGGGGCTCTTCGCCCTCGTTTTATGGAGATACTAAACGAGCCCCTCTATGAATTGATTGATGGTGTGCCAGAGAGCACGGTCACTCCTCTTGATGTATTTACTTTTCATAATCAGGTGGCGGATGAGATTCGTTTGCACAACGACCAGATCCTGATCGGGGGATATACGGCAGCTTTTCCATATTATGATGAAAACAATTTTCAACGATGGAATGATAGAATGAAGTTGTTTTATGACACATCGGGTGATAAAATGGACTTTGTATCGATCCACCTTTATGATTTCAATAAGCACCATTACAACAATGGTTCGGCCTTTCATGGACCGATAAACTATAAGGGGAGTAGAATAGAAGCCACGCTGGACATGATGCAGCAATATAGCTACATGAGTCTAGGAGAGGTGAAGCCCTTGCTGATCTCAGAGTATGGCGGCAGAGACCATTCTATTGAGTGGAAAACTTGGTCAGCGATCAGGGATTGGCAGTTTATGAAATCCATTAGCCCCATGCTGATGCAATTTATGAGACGTCCCGATGAAATTCTAAAAACGATTCCATTCATCACAGCCAAAGCGGATTGGGGTTATAAAAATGTGCCTTACCCTTGGCGACTCCTGCGCAAGGCCAACGAACCTGAAGCCTATGAGGGAGCGTGGGTATATACCGAGATGATCAAGTTTTATGAACTTTGGTCTGATGTGAAAGGCACCCGAGTGTTTACACAATCTTCCAACCCCGATGTACTAGTAGATAGCTATGTAGATGGCCAGACGCTTTATGTGATTTTGAGCAATCTGAATTTTGAGAATGAGCAAGTTCAGATTGCATTAGAAGACCTGACGTCCAACGTAGAAAGCATCAATATCAAGCAGCTATACCTTAGCGGTCAGGCACCCGTGTTGGACAAAGACGAGCTGTCAGCATCCGCTAATATAGCTGTAGAGCTTGCCCCTGAGGCTACGGCCATTTTGGCGATAGCTTTGGGTGAGACGCCAGCCCTGAGCGAACAAGTGAAAGAGGTGAAGTACTATGCAGACGCCTACCTAAAGCCTATAGAGGCAGGAAAATCACAAAACTTCACGTTCAGTAACGTATCCACTTCAGCAGTGAGTCGTGCGCTGCTACGTATTGGAATCGGGCGTACCCATGAGTTGTCTAAGCAGCCCGTGGTGTCGGTCAATGGGACGCCACTTGTTGTCCCCACCAATTATGCAGGTGACTCGCAAGCACTGCGCAATCAATTTTTTGGATTGTTGGAGGTCGAAGTACCAGCGGCGTTGTTGAAAACGGAGAACAATGTGGAGGTGTCTTTTGCAGATGCGGGAGGGCACATAAGTAGTGTGACCATGCAGGTTTTCGAAAGCACCCGTGACTTGGGGGCAGACGATGATCTAATCTTGGGTACCTCTGCCGGAGGTCAAAACTTTGAATTGTTTCCAAATCCAGCAGCCTCTCAGTTGCAAGTATCACTTCCTCAAGAGGCACACATGATCATGATCTATCGCTTAGATGGAGTGGTGAAATGGCAGTCTAGTGTATCAACCCACCACCTGGTCATATCAACAGAAAGCTGGCCTCGTGGCTTGTATGTAGCTGAAGTATATGATCGGTCTGGAAAAAGAAGTGTGAAGAAATTGGTGCTGAAGTGA
- a CDS encoding c-type cytochrome, which translates to MDWKGKIIVLCVVLGACSQATHESKIVSKPIAVQLMLKDDCFSCHATYEQNIAPPYMDISKRYAEYSEVVKPKLIQKVINGGGGLWYGGNMSPHPFLKPEEVSGMVEWVLSLDERDSTDLKKSESLKNTSAEGVFAVEIVQADLSFIHGYVDQIHLETDQFLEWQSAGKTLRFSANVELKIPGRYMFHLHKTGQGSLTIDGQVVISNRAKDMEAIRTLTAGLHKIEVTYIPLGKSDALKLSWLTPTMSHYHVMKF; encoded by the coding sequence ATGGATTGGAAAGGAAAAATAATAGTGTTGTGTGTTGTTCTGGGAGCCTGTAGTCAAGCGACACACGAATCGAAAATAGTTTCAAAACCTATTGCAGTACAGCTTATGCTGAAAGATGATTGCTTTTCGTGTCATGCCACTTATGAGCAAAACATAGCACCTCCATACATGGATATATCCAAGAGATATGCGGAGTATAGCGAAGTGGTGAAACCCAAATTGATACAGAAGGTCATCAATGGAGGAGGAGGATTGTGGTACGGAGGCAATATGTCGCCGCATCCTTTTTTAAAACCAGAAGAGGTGTCTGGTATGGTAGAATGGGTATTGTCTTTAGATGAGCGAGATAGTACTGATTTGAAGAAATCTGAAAGTTTGAAAAACACAAGCGCTGAAGGAGTGTTTGCAGTGGAAATTGTGCAAGCTGATTTATCATTCATACATGGGTATGTGGATCAGATCCATTTAGAAACGGATCAATTTCTTGAATGGCAGTCAGCTGGTAAAACGCTCCGCTTTTCTGCCAACGTAGAGCTGAAAATACCTGGTCGGTATATGTTTCACTTGCACAAAACAGGACAAGGCAGTCTGACGATAGATGGGCAAGTAGTAATCTCCAATCGGGCTAAAGATATGGAAGCCATTAGAACATTAACAGCAGGTTTACATAAAATAGAGGTAACGTACATACCTTTAGGGAAATCGGATGCACTCAAGTTGAGTTGGCTTACTCCAACTATGAGCCATTATCATGTGATGAAATTTTGA
- a CDS encoding LacI family DNA-binding transcriptional regulator, whose product MKHVTIKDVARKLGVSISSVSRAFNDKYDIKPETKARILSVADELGYRPNPIAKKLIKQQSLNIGIIVPEFINDFYARVIIGVQQVLIAKGYQVLIMQSDENPDLERNNTKTLLDNFVDGLIVCPINEHDNILYFKKQISQGVPIVFLGRISAGFIGSKIIFDDYKWSLFATEHLINQGYQTIYHLSGDPQFSVSKKRKAGFLKAMEKHKIPESNYKIIAAGLTAEAGELATTQLIQKEDVPEALFCINDPVALGAMKALRTYHINIPQDIAIVGCTETPMAPLAYPPLTSITQPAVEMGASAAELLLRQIEHGFNTPQTITFDGLLNIRESSTRPIVNS is encoded by the coding sequence ATGAAACATGTAACGATCAAAGATGTAGCTCGAAAACTGGGTGTGTCTATCTCTTCAGTATCTAGAGCTTTCAATGACAAATACGACATCAAGCCCGAAACCAAAGCTCGCATCCTTAGCGTAGCTGACGAGCTGGGTTATCGCCCGAACCCGATCGCCAAAAAACTCATCAAACAGCAATCCCTCAATATAGGCATCATTGTTCCTGAGTTTATCAATGATTTTTACGCTCGGGTCATTATCGGTGTACAGCAGGTTTTGATTGCCAAAGGCTATCAAGTACTGATCATGCAATCCGACGAAAATCCTGATCTTGAACGAAACAACACAAAAACCCTCCTCGATAATTTTGTAGACGGTCTGATCGTGTGTCCCATCAATGAGCATGACAATATCTTGTATTTCAAAAAACAAATAAGCCAAGGGGTACCCATCGTATTTCTGGGTCGTATCAGTGCAGGATTTATCGGGTCTAAGATCATCTTCGACGACTACAAGTGGAGTCTATTTGCCACGGAGCATCTCATCAATCAAGGCTACCAAACGATCTATCATCTGTCGGGCGACCCACAGTTTTCGGTAAGCAAAAAACGCAAGGCGGGGTTTCTCAAAGCCATGGAAAAACATAAAATCCCTGAAAGTAATTATAAAATAATAGCGGCTGGGCTCACCGCAGAAGCTGGCGAACTGGCTACCACACAGCTTATCCAAAAAGAAGATGTACCCGAAGCGCTTTTTTGCATCAACGATCCTGTGGCCCTAGGTGCCATGAAAGCGCTCCGTACGTACCATATCAATATCCCTCAAGATATCGCCATCGTGGGCTGTACCGAAACCCCCATGGCTCCGCTGGCTTACCCTCCACTCACGAGCATTACACAACCCGCCGTAGAAATGGGAGCCAGTGCAGCAGAGCTTTTGCTTCGACAGATAGAGCATGGTTTCAACACACCTCAAACCATCACCTTCGATGGCCTGCTAAATATCCGTGAATCTTCCACACGCCCCATCGTAAATTCATAG